Genomic DNA from Mycobacteroides chelonae CCUG 47445:
GTCGGCGAGTCGCTGAACGCGATGATAAAAGAGCATCGCGACATGGTGCGAGAGCATGGCACCCCGCCGCTGAAACTCCTGGCGGGCCTGCTGAACACGGCAGTCAAGACGTTCGGTACCGAGGACTTTCTGAGGATCGAAGATCTTATCGATCTCTTCGTCATCGCGCTTGATCGACTTGCGCAACAAGAGGTGTCGTGACCATGGACGGAATGGATGTGACACCGGTTCTCGCCGGGATGATTGACACCTGGCCCCAAGAGGTTGGCGATGAACTCGATGAGATGATCGACGACCATGTTGAGCTGGTCGGACAGGTCACGCCTCATCGCGGCGTGGCACTGGTCAACATCGCAGCGAAATTCGCGGCGATGCACGAGAAGGCCGAAGTTGGCGAGATCAACGAACTCGTCAGCCTTCTCGTGCTCGCAATCGACCGTCTGGCACAACAGCGGGAGGCGTCATGACGCACCCGTTCACGCCCGTACAAGAGGCCGAAGCGATCGCCTGGTACGCGAAAGTTGGTGCGGAGCTTGATGTGATGCTTGCTTCGCAGCCGGAAACCGGGCCACTTCCCGCGAAGTTCATCGCCGGGGTGATGGCGCTTGGGGCGTCGATGAGGCCAGAACTGAAAATGGAGAACCTCATCGACCTACTGGTCGTCGCGGTAGATCGTCTCGCGCAGCAGCGAAGTACGACTGATGGCTAACCCGGAGCGCACTGTCTACAGCTTTCCCGGCACTCCGTGGGTGTATCTCGTCGCGATATGTCACGACTGCGGCGAAAGGGTGGCGTTCGCTGGCCCCTCGGCGTCACGTGCGCGCGACGATTGGATGAGCAGTCACACCGACGAAAATCCAACACACCAAATCACGATAGCGGTTGAAGTGCATACAACTTCGGCGCGCGTCGAATGCACGATGGTGAGCTTTCAGGGAGTGGAGGCAAGGAGATGAACACAGGACCGACCAACAAACGCTGGCTACGAAAGCTGATACGGCGCGAGCCACATCAGCTCATCTACAACAGCTACGGCGAGCTGTATCTGAAACGGTGGTATGTCATTCCGCGCAACCCGCTGCTGAATGTGTACGTCCATCAGTTCATTCACAGTGACGACGATCGCGCACCACACGACCATCCCTGGTGGTTCGTCTCATGGGTGCTCAAGGGTCACTACTTCGAGCACACCGACACTGGAGTGATCCGGCGCGAGCGTTGGTCGTGGGCGTTTCGGCGAGCCGTCCATCGCCATCGCGTAGAGCTGCCGTCTGAGCCGACCTGGAACTTTGATCGTGATGAGTGGCAAGAGGTTCCAGCATGGACGCTGCTCATCACCGGCCGGCGCGTGCGCCAGTGGGGATTCTGGTGCCCGACGCGGTACACAGTAGGACTGGAGCCGTATAACTCAGCTGCACGCTTCGTCCCGTGGCAGGACTTCGGCGTGGGTGGGTGCGGTGAGTAGCCCATGCCTGGTACATCACGCGGCCGTGGCCGCGGTCATCGCTATCCCGATCGCAGCAGTGGCGTACGTCGCCCTGTTCTGGGAGCCACCGCTACGGATACTCCCCAACTTCAGTGGCATCTATGCGAGAGATGCGACAAGCCATTCAGACACCCCAATATCAGAGCAAGGCTCTGCTATCTCTGCAATGAATCACAACGAAAGGTGTACGGAGACAGTGAAAACAACCATTGAACGCCTACGCGTCGAACGTGAAGGTGTCGTGAACTACCTGCGGAGCCTCGATGCCGAGATTGAGCGCGAGGAAATGTCAGGCATGCCGGTCGAGCCGAGCGAGCCATTCGCGGTCGTCGCGTTCATCAAGGTTCGCGAGGATGACCAGCAGCCGTTGAACTACGCGGCCATTCGCAACGGCGACAGGTGGGTGCTCACGCAGGACTCACGATCCAACTACCCGCAGCGCTCGCGCTGCTGGGATGAACTTATGCGATGGATCGGGCCGGACGAATGGCCGAACGTCCGCGTGCTGGCCGAGAAGCGCGACAACCCGGTGAACAGTGATCAGATCGTGAACTATCACGTGAACGGTCACGTCTCCGACATTGATGGATGGCTGAGTAAACGTGACAACCAACTAAGGAGTCAACAGCTATGAGGATGAAGCGCGCCTTGCTGATTCAGGCAATAGATGATGCGCTCAAGGCCCACGAGGACGACAAAGACCGGTACTCGCGTGAGGTCAAGGAATGGAATACGAGACGAGAGGGGCGCTGGTATGCGCAGTCTCAGCCGCGCTGGAGAGCGCTGCGCGACATGATCACTCAGAAGATCCGTCACAACGAGACGATCACAAACGCGGAGATCGAGCGAGCTATGGGTGCCAGCAATCTCCGTGATCACGCCTGGTACAAGGACAAGGTGCCGCTCAACGATGCTGTTCCACGCGTGCGGCCCGTGGACGTTGTCAGCCTGACCGCACTCCGGCGCACGCTCGAAGCGATCGCCGAGGACGAGGTGAGTAGCGCTCAGCTTGAACGTCTGGGATTCCGCAAGCTGTACGACGTGTTCAGGGCCGCGGCTGGCGTCTGATGTTCGTCCTGCGAATGTGGTGGCACTCGTTCCGCGGTCACCGCGTACTCGGCGAGACAGCCGGGCGCGGTGACCGCGCGGCGTTCGCGTGCTCATGTGGACGCGTATGGGAGCTGTAGTGCGCCCGTGTGGCGCACAATGAGAGGCAATCACAACACACCCGAGGAGTGCCATGGGTTCGGAAACCGACCTGATCAGCATGATCGAGACGACAATTACCGGGCACTGGCCAGACAAACAACAGGACACCGAGGGCGAGCCGACGCTGAGAACAGTTGCCACGGACATCGCCCGAGCGGTTCTCTATGCCGCTTTCCCGCAGCGTGTTCTAAACGGCCCGGACCCGAGCCGGCCGATCGACTGGGGCGAGGCCATGCGCGGCGGTATCACCGTCGTGGACGAGTCGCCCACCGTCAAATACGTGCACACCATCCATGCGCCGCAATCGATCGTGGATCGCCTGATCGCCGGTGAGGACATGCTGGAGATGACGCGCGAAGAGTTCTTTGACGCCCCCGGTGAATGGACAGCCCTGGGTGTAGATGCCGACACGGCGCAGCGTTTCGCGGCCATTGGGTCGGCGGCCGAAGATGGTCCGTGGATCTAGTCCGTGACGGCGATGAGTGACGAAAACAATGACGAGACGGTAACGCCACCGCCCGAAGACAATGGCGGTCAGGTCATCTCATTCAAAGAGCGCATGCGCGGATTCCGCGGAAGCGACACCGAGCCACCACCGGCACCACGGCGCGCGACGCCTGTCGAATTCATCGGTGACGATCGCTACGGTCGCGCCGCGATGGAAAAGGAGCTGGCGATCCTGGCCGCGACGCCAGAGGGTGCGCGCAACCAACAGCTCAACACCTCCTCATTCAGCCTCGCTGGCCTGGTGCGCGCCGGAAGGATCGACGAACAGACGGCCATCAACAACCTGGTGAGCACGGCGCGGTCGATCGGCCTGGCCGAAAGCGAGATCATGCCGACGATCCGGTCGGCTTTCCGCGGTAGTGACGCCAAGGTCGGTGCGCGGCAGGTGCCCGAACGCGAGGAGATACCAGCGGCGTTCACCATCGACCCGAATGACCCGCTGAGTGTCCCGGCTGATTCTGCTGATGCGTCGGATGTCGCGGCGGCCGAGATCAGCGACGACGAGGCAGAGCGACTACTGGCGCACCATAGGCGCGTCCAGCAGTCCGCATACGACCTCCGCGTGTCAGACGAAGGCCGAGCGCTCTACGCGGCCCAGCAGGCGCATGAGCTAGGTCAAACTGCGCCAGATCCGGTGTCGCTGACCGACTTCTTGAGCATTCCCGATGAGGACGCCGTCTATCGCATCGGTGAGCTGCTCCCGGTTGGTGGCCGCGCGCTACTGGCGGCCCAGTACAAGGCCGGCAAGACGACGATGATGGCCAACCTGCTGCGCTCGTTGGCCGATGGTGTGTCGTTCCTCGGGAAGTTCCCGACGACTCAGGTTGAGCGGGTCACTGTGATCGATACCGAGCTAGATGAGCGCATGTTTCGCAGATGGCTACGCGCGCAGGGTATTCAGAACACCGAACGTGTGCAGGTGCTTCCGATGAAAGGCCACCTCGCGACGTTCAACATCATCGACCCGAGCACCCGTGCATCCTGGGCGGCCAAGCTACATGGGTCGGACTTCATCATCCTGGACTGCCTACGGCCCTGTCTGGATGCCCTCGGGCTCTCGGAGGACAAGGACGCCGGTAAGTACCTGGTCGCCTGGGATGCGTTCGTGGCCGAGACCGGAGCCGACGAGTCGATCGTGGTGCACCACATGGGGCACAGCGCCGAGCGCAGCCGCGGCGATTCCCGGCTGCTCGATTGGCCGGACGTGCTCTGGAAGATCGTGCGGGAGCAGGCCGAGGAAGGGGAGGACCCGGCAGCCGATGGGGGTAAGCGATTCTTCTCGGCGCACGGGCGAGACGTGGCGGTCGCCGAAGGTTTGCTGGAGTACATCCCGGAGACTGGCGGGCTGCTGCTACATGAGGGTGGCCGAGCGGCAACGAAAGCGCGCGACGGGCTGCCGCTGGTGGTGCAGATTCTCTCTGATCCCGAGTTCATCGGCGGCCTTGGCATGCGAGCGCTGACCGCCAAACTGGGCGAGAGCGGTGTCGGTTTCCATGCCGCGCGCAAGATCATCAAGACCGCGATCGAGGAGTCCGTCATTCTCGTCGGTGAGGGTGCCCGTAACGCCAAGGTCATGACATTGAACCCATCTGCGGCGAGGTGGTCATGACGCTGCGGAGATGCTTCGACTGTTTCAGTGTTTCAGTCAGTGAAACAGTCGAGTTGAAACAGTCAGCACGGTGTGTGACTGGCGACTGTTTCAGAAACCCTAAAGGGTTTCTGAACACAGGTCGCGAAACAGTCACCCCGTTCACCGTATGGCTGACCGGCCCGAAACAGTGGATGAAACCCATCCGCGATGTGTTGGGTGGTCTCGCGTTCACGTTGGGTGGCCTCGTTGTGGCATCCACATCAAGCGCTGGGACATCAATCATCAACCGGCGTGTGATTGAGCGTCGGGAGTCGAAACAACGCTCCAGGGAGGTTCTGGGATGTCTCACGCAGTGAACCCGTCGCCAGGTGGCGGACTACCCCCGCCGTTCGTGTCCTTGTTCGTGCCGGGTAAGGCAGCGCCCCAAGGGTCCAAACGTCACGTAGGCCGCGGCGTGCTGGTGGAAAGCTCCAAGGACCTCAAGCC
This window encodes:
- a CDS encoding AAA family ATPase, which gives rise to MSDENNDETVTPPPEDNGGQVISFKERMRGFRGSDTEPPPAPRRATPVEFIGDDRYGRAAMEKELAILAATPEGARNQQLNTSSFSLAGLVRAGRIDEQTAINNLVSTARSIGLAESEIMPTIRSAFRGSDAKVGARQVPEREEIPAAFTIDPNDPLSVPADSADASDVAAAEISDDEAERLLAHHRRVQQSAYDLRVSDEGRALYAAQQAHELGQTAPDPVSLTDFLSIPDEDAVYRIGELLPVGGRALLAAQYKAGKTTMMANLLRSLADGVSFLGKFPTTQVERVTVIDTELDERMFRRWLRAQGIQNTERVQVLPMKGHLATFNIIDPSTRASWAAKLHGSDFIILDCLRPCLDALGLSEDKDAGKYLVAWDAFVAETGADESIVVHHMGHSAERSRGDSRLLDWPDVLWKIVREQAEEGEDPAADGGKRFFSAHGRDVAVAEGLLEYIPETGGLLLHEGGRAATKARDGLPLVVQILSDPEFIGGLGMRALTAKLGESGVGFHAARKIIKTAIEESVILVGEGARNAKVMTLNPSAARWS